From Desulfatiglans anilini DSM 4660, one genomic window encodes:
- a CDS encoding anti-sigma factor family protein → MSEECRKYFERVSEYLDGELTAETCLEIEAHLEECPPCKACVESLKKTIALCRRVPCESMPDDVRERLRKTLLDCIGRNEPAG, encoded by the coding sequence ATGAGCGAAGAGTGCCGGAAATACTTCGAACGGGTCTCGGAATATCTGGACGGCGAGTTGACTGCGGAGACCTGCCTGGAGATCGAGGCCCATCTCGAAGAGTGCCCGCCCTGCAAGGCCTGCGTCGAGTCTCTGAAAAAGACCATCGCCCTCTGCCGCAGGGTCCCCTGCGAGTCCATGCCGGATGATGTGAGGGAGCGTCTCAGGAAGACCCTTCTCGATTGCATCGGGCGGAATGAGCCTGCCGGATGA